A genomic region of Sulfobacillus acidophilus DSM 10332 contains the following coding sequences:
- a CDS encoding glycosyl transferase group 1 (PFAM: Glycosyl transferases group 1~COGs: COG0438 Glycosyltransferase~InterPro IPR001296~KEGG: sti:Sthe_0150 glycosyl transferase group 1~PFAM: Glycosyl transferase, group 1~SPTR: Glycosyl transferase group 1) — translation MAHTRILWVSKAAITPSYRTKIIALATRYGHEVGIVTGRAWAPWRFEPSLDDDRVQWFFLSQYLSGRNHFHGYRGLGRAIAQFQPDILHVDEEHYSWVTSQAFWLARREGRPRLIFQTWQNIFKQYPWPFRALERYVFHTADAAIAGNQEALAVLRQKGYQGRARVIPLATPLSHFFPRPQDSARARWGLPATQFLVGYVGRLVPEKGLDDLLAALAPRLRSGTMEFVVAGNGPWKSPGQETARQLGIDSRIHWIPWVSTEQMPELLAALNCLVLPSRTTPHWKEQFGRILIEAMACEIPVIGTDSGEIPHVIGDAGLIVPEGDPARLGDALDHLYQSPSLCRELGRRGRERVFARYSPEAVAGQFHELYHQLVGEDPV, via the coding sequence GTGGCGCATACGCGAATTTTGTGGGTTTCGAAAGCGGCCATTACCCCGTCTTATCGAACAAAAATTATTGCCCTGGCCACACGCTACGGACATGAAGTCGGCATCGTAACCGGGCGGGCGTGGGCTCCCTGGCGTTTTGAACCGTCTTTGGACGACGACCGGGTGCAGTGGTTCTTTCTGTCCCAATATTTATCCGGGCGTAATCACTTTCACGGCTATCGCGGGTTAGGACGGGCCATTGCCCAATTTCAGCCGGATATTTTACATGTGGATGAAGAGCACTATAGTTGGGTGACGAGCCAGGCTTTTTGGCTCGCCCGGCGAGAGGGGCGGCCCCGGCTCATCTTTCAAACCTGGCAAAATATCTTTAAGCAATACCCCTGGCCCTTTCGGGCGCTCGAGCGTTATGTGTTTCATACCGCCGACGCCGCCATCGCCGGTAACCAAGAAGCGCTAGCGGTTTTACGGCAAAAAGGCTATCAGGGACGCGCCCGGGTTATCCCGTTGGCCACTCCCCTATCACATTTTTTTCCTCGTCCGCAAGATTCCGCCCGCGCACGTTGGGGGCTACCGGCAACCCAATTTTTGGTCGGCTATGTGGGACGCCTGGTTCCGGAAAAAGGACTCGACGACTTACTCGCGGCCCTAGCCCCGCGCTTGCGATCGGGGACCATGGAATTCGTGGTGGCCGGCAATGGACCGTGGAAAAGCCCCGGGCAAGAAACGGCCCGGCAACTCGGTATTGATTCCCGTATCCATTGGATTCCCTGGGTGAGCACCGAACAGATGCCGGAGCTCCTGGCAGCTCTCAATTGTTTAGTCTTGCCGTCACGCACCACCCCCCACTGGAAAGAACAGTTCGGACGCATTTTGATTGAGGCCATGGCGTGTGAAATTCCGGTCATCGGTACCGATAGCGGTGAAATCCCGCATGTCATCGGCGATGCGGGACTGATCGTCCCGGAAGGAGATCCCGCCCGCCTCGGCGACGCTTTGGACCACCTATACCAGTCGCCGTCCCTATGTCGGGAGTTAGGCCGCCGGGGTCGCGAACGAGTGTTCGCCCGTTATAGTCCGGAGGCGGTCGCCGGCCAATTTCACGAGCTCTATCACCAGCTCGTCGGCGAGGACCCGGTGTGA
- a CDS encoding 3D domain-containing protein (PFAM: Putative peptidoglycan binding domain; 3D domain~COGs: COG3409 Putative peptidoglycan-binding domain-containing protein~InterPro IPR002477:IPR010611~KEGG: bha:BH1295 hypothetical protein~PFAM: 3D; Peptidoglycan binding-like~SPTR: BH1295 protein): MKISPLWAAGTASMVLALSQAPAFAASAATLPSITLTASGTWVSVLQSDLNRLGYQAGPVTGTMNSQTVQALTAFETSHQLSSGDVSSQVWSNLVGVINPASGWPKATQSLMAQHPAMRQVLAPGATGSWVMTLQADLQDLGYSEVGPVDGIFGPKTEAALEAFQKAAGLPVTGITNPATWQDILAGFGLTPPFLGNIPVSGWPLPTVALAMVHPAMRQVLAPGATGSWVMTLQADLQALGYSEVGPVDGIFGPKTEAALEAFQRAAGLPVTGVTNPATWQDILASFHLMPAYNTGVASESVWANNASASTASSSLSAATIDGRPVLRVLHMIATAYGPSLQDNYPYGPVDAFGQPLAPGMVAVDPTVIPLKTWLYVTGYTDPDLPAGGFLGQAMDTGGAIKGMRIDIFMNANPTTVSNFGIEPVTVYVLGN, translated from the coding sequence ATGAAAATATCGCCTTTATGGGCTGCCGGTACCGCGAGTATGGTGCTGGCGCTCAGCCAAGCCCCGGCGTTTGCGGCGTCGGCGGCGACCCTGCCTTCGATCACGTTAACCGCTTCAGGAACGTGGGTTTCCGTTTTGCAATCCGACCTTAATCGTTTGGGCTATCAAGCGGGGCCGGTGACTGGTACCATGAACAGTCAAACCGTTCAGGCCTTGACTGCGTTTGAAACGAGTCACCAGTTGTCGTCCGGCGACGTCTCGTCCCAGGTGTGGAGCAACCTCGTAGGGGTGATAAACCCGGCGTCCGGATGGCCAAAGGCTACCCAATCGCTCATGGCTCAGCACCCGGCGATGCGGCAGGTGCTGGCACCGGGCGCGACCGGGTCGTGGGTGATGACGCTGCAGGCGGATCTCCAAGACCTGGGGTATTCGGAGGTCGGCCCGGTCGACGGGATTTTCGGACCGAAGACGGAAGCCGCCTTAGAAGCGTTTCAGAAGGCGGCGGGACTGCCGGTGACCGGGATTACCAATCCGGCCACCTGGCAAGACATTTTGGCCGGTTTTGGATTGACTCCGCCCTTTCTGGGCAACATCCCCGTGTCCGGCTGGCCCTTACCAACGGTGGCATTGGCCATGGTCCACCCGGCGATGCGGCAGGTGTTGGCACCGGGCGCGACCGGGTCGTGGGTGATGACACTGCAGGCGGATCTCCAAGCCCTGGGGTATTCGGAGGTCGGCCCGGTCGACGGGATATTCGGACCGAAGACGGAAGCGGCCTTAGAAGCGTTTCAAAGGGCGGCGGGACTGCCGGTGACCGGGGTCACCAATCCGGCCACCTGGCAGGACATTTTGGCCAGCTTTCACTTGATGCCGGCTTATAACACAGGTGTGGCGTCTGAATCGGTCTGGGCAAACAATGCGTCCGCTTCAACGGCGTCGTCCTCGTTATCCGCGGCGACCATCGACGGCCGTCCGGTGCTGCGGGTGCTGCATATGATTGCCACCGCGTATGGACCGAGTCTTCAAGATAACTATCCTTACGGCCCGGTCGATGCCTTTGGACAACCTCTCGCCCCGGGTATGGTGGCGGTGGATCCTACGGTTATTCCCCTAAAAACATGGCTCTATGTAACGGGATATACGGATCCGGATTTGCCCGCCGGCGGATTTTTGGGCCAGGCCATGGATACCGGGGGCGCCATCAAAGGGATGCGGATTGATATCTTTATGAACGCCAATCCCACCACCGTATCAAACTTCGGGATTGAACCGGTTACGGTATACGTCCTAGGAAACTGA
- a CDS encoding regulatory protein GntR HTH (PFAM: Bacterial regulatory proteins, gntR family~InterPro IPR000524~PFAM: HTH transcriptional regulator, GntR), producing MDSPMATRIDLMVQRYREAIVTKRLKPGDTLDVAEEARRLNAPIARVRQAFRILANLGLVSLEPGGQVVVQPNTLQSLQSLEFDLTRRRA from the coding sequence ATGGATAGCCCCATGGCGACCCGCATCGATTTGATGGTTCAACGATATCGTGAAGCCATTGTCACCAAGCGACTCAAACCGGGAGACACGCTTGATGTGGCGGAGGAAGCCCGGCGCTTGAATGCCCCGATCGCTCGGGTGCGCCAAGCCTTTCGCATATTGGCCAATCTGGGTTTGGTCTCGCTGGAGCCGGGGGGCCAAGTCGTGGTGCAACCCAACACGCTCCAATCGCTTCAATCTTTGGAGTTTGATCTGACCCGGCGGCGGGCATAA
- a CDS encoding O-acetylhomoserine sulfhydrolase (PFAM: Cys/Met metabolism PLP-dependent enzyme~TIGRFAM: OAH/OAS sulfhydrylase~COGs: COG2873 O-acetylhomoserine sulfhydrylase~InterPro IPR006235:IPR000277~KEGG: tmr:Tmar_1393 O-acetylhomoserine sulfhydrolase~PFAM: Cys/Met metabolism, pyridoxal phosphate-dependent enzyme~PRIAM: Cysteine synthase~SPTR: O-acetylhomoserine sulfhydrolase;~TIGRFAM: O-acetylhomoserine/O-acetylserine sulfhydrylase) — protein sequence MAEHTPNWRPETLAIRGAYRSDPTTHAISVPIYQTVGYAFDDSGHAARLFNLDEPGNIYTRIMNPTTDVLEQRIALMEEGVAAVAFSSGMAAITAAIMNLCRSGDNIIASTSLYGGTWTLFTSTFHDFGITVKFLPDDQLADFPHLVDDRTRAVFVESIGNPRLNVTDIAAWAEAAHRHGLPLIVDNTFPTPYLSQPIRHGADIVVHSLTKWIGGHGNSLGGIVVDAGRFDYRGSRFPQFTQPDASYHGVIFGDFGAGAYAARLRVKVLRDTGAALSPTNAYNILQGLETLPVRMRQAATTALALAQRLGRHPEVSWVNYPGLPEDPAHPLATRYLPPGLYGSMMNFGVKGGIEAARRVMDRLRLWLLVANVGDVRSMAIHPASTTHQQLSPEEQALAGAGGDLIRLSVGLEHLEDLYEDLDQALTAK from the coding sequence ATGGCCGAACACACGCCAAATTGGCGTCCGGAAACCCTGGCGATTCGCGGCGCGTATCGCTCGGACCCTACGACCCATGCAATTTCCGTCCCGATTTATCAAACGGTCGGCTATGCCTTTGACGATTCGGGTCATGCCGCCCGACTATTCAATTTGGATGAACCGGGCAATATTTATACCCGCATCATGAATCCCACCACCGACGTCCTCGAACAACGGATCGCGCTCATGGAAGAAGGCGTGGCGGCCGTCGCTTTTTCGAGCGGCATGGCGGCGATCACGGCCGCTATCATGAACCTCTGTCGAAGCGGAGACAACATTATCGCCTCCACCTCGTTATACGGCGGAACCTGGACGTTATTCACGTCGACATTCCATGATTTTGGCATTACGGTCAAATTTTTGCCCGATGATCAACTGGCGGACTTCCCGCATCTTGTGGATGACCGCACCCGGGCGGTCTTTGTCGAATCGATAGGCAATCCTCGTTTAAATGTCACCGATATCGCGGCCTGGGCAGAAGCCGCACACCGCCACGGTCTCCCCTTAATTGTCGACAATACCTTTCCTACACCCTATTTATCGCAACCGATTCGTCACGGGGCCGACATCGTGGTGCATTCTCTGACCAAATGGATCGGCGGTCATGGAAATTCGCTCGGCGGCATCGTCGTAGATGCCGGGCGCTTCGATTACCGCGGATCCCGGTTTCCCCAGTTTACCCAACCCGATGCCAGCTATCATGGCGTGATTTTTGGCGACTTCGGCGCCGGAGCCTATGCCGCCCGACTCCGCGTCAAGGTCTTGCGCGATACGGGAGCCGCTTTGTCTCCCACGAATGCCTACAACATCCTCCAAGGGCTCGAAACCTTACCGGTTCGCATGCGTCAAGCGGCCACGACCGCCCTTGCCCTTGCCCAGCGGCTCGGCCGACATCCCGAGGTCAGTTGGGTCAATTATCCCGGACTCCCGGAAGACCCGGCTCACCCCTTGGCGACCCGTTACCTCCCTCCGGGTCTCTACGGCAGCATGATGAACTTTGGGGTTAAAGGCGGAATTGAGGCCGCCCGTCGAGTCATGGACCGCTTGCGCCTTTGGTTGTTAGTCGCCAATGTCGGCGATGTCCGATCCATGGCGATTCATCCGGCCTCGACCACCCACCAGCAGTTAAGTCCGGAAGAACAAGCGTTGGCCGGTGCGGGAGGCGATTTAATCCGCCTCTCGGTCGGTCTGGAACACTTGGAGGACCTTTACGAGGATTTGGACCAGGCGCTGACGGCAAAATAA
- a CDS encoding aldo/keto reductase (PFAM: Aldo/keto reductase family~COGs: COG0667 oxidoreductase (related to aryl-alcohol dehydrogenase)~InterPro IPR001395~KEGG: gym:GYMC10_1159 aldo/keto reductase~PFAM: Aldo/keto reductase~SPTR: Aldo/keto reductase), whose amino-acid sequence MEFRRLGNSGLRVSALGLGTNAFGRRADEATSIRILHQAIDSGVTFIDTANIYAGTESERIIGKALKGRRQDVILTTKAGLPTGSGPYDLGSSRQHLMREIEKSLKRLDTDYLDLYQIHTFDPHTPLEETLRTLDDLVQSGKVRYIGASNYQAWEMVKALGISERFGWTRYVSNQISYSLADRTPEQEMTAMCRDQGVGLIAYFPLAGGILTGKYGSTDEVPAGSRAATDPRFKDRLDPHRLALAKTVGDLASSLQVPPAAVALAWLLTRPEVSSAIAGATKPEQLEDNLKALDVELTEEMLKTLDQASQPFIYAPPFASYRLPDV is encoded by the coding sequence ATGGAATTTCGACGGCTCGGAAATAGCGGGCTTCGCGTATCGGCGTTGGGACTGGGGACGAATGCCTTCGGACGCCGCGCCGACGAAGCGACATCCATCCGCATCCTGCATCAGGCAATCGATTCCGGCGTCACGTTCATTGATACGGCCAATATTTATGCGGGAACGGAATCCGAACGGATCATCGGCAAAGCGTTAAAAGGTCGCCGACAAGACGTCATATTAACCACGAAAGCCGGGTTGCCGACCGGTTCCGGTCCCTACGACCTCGGTTCCTCCCGGCAACACCTCATGCGCGAAATTGAAAAAAGCCTAAAACGGCTCGATACCGACTATCTCGACTTATATCAAATTCATACGTTTGATCCCCACACGCCACTGGAAGAAACCCTTCGCACGTTGGATGATCTCGTTCAAAGCGGTAAAGTCCGGTATATCGGGGCCTCAAATTACCAGGCTTGGGAAATGGTTAAGGCGCTCGGAATTAGCGAACGGTTCGGCTGGACCCGCTATGTGTCGAATCAAATTTCCTATTCGCTGGCCGATCGCACACCGGAACAAGAAATGACCGCCATGTGCCGCGATCAAGGGGTTGGCCTGATCGCCTATTTCCCGTTGGCGGGCGGCATTTTGACCGGAAAATACGGATCGACCGATGAAGTCCCGGCCGGTTCTCGAGCGGCCACCGATCCACGGTTCAAAGACCGCCTGGACCCCCATCGCCTCGCATTGGCGAAAACCGTTGGGGATCTGGCGTCGTCGCTTCAGGTCCCCCCGGCAGCGGTAGCATTGGCTTGGCTCTTGACGCGCCCGGAAGTGTCTAGCGCTATTGCGGGCGCCACCAAGCCCGAACAACTGGAAGACAATTTAAAGGCCCTGGACGTGGAATTGACCGAGGAAATGTTAAAGACGCTCGATCAGGCCAGTCAACCGTTTATTTACGCCCCGCCGTTTGCCAGCTATCGATTGCCGGACGTATAA
- a CDS encoding short chain dehydrogenase (PFAM: short chain dehydrogenase~KEGG: gtn:GTNG_0848 short chain dehydrogenase~SPTR: Hypothetical cytosolic protein), translating to MRNVLVLGGTGMLSGLVLRYLTDGDRVFVVARRREPLDQLVGKAGATADRLTPIALDYHDTERLGRWLAHGQLMHGPLDQVVAWIHGDPNPLWQVLQQEVRAYRQGGWDVFHILGHQAWDHPGEKPSVFDEGCRYHRVILGAVREDASWRWLTHDEIVEGIWSAVQTSAAVTRVGERPEIGVKDL from the coding sequence GTGCGTAACGTCCTGGTTTTAGGCGGCACCGGCATGTTATCGGGGCTGGTGCTACGGTATTTGACCGATGGCGATCGGGTATTTGTCGTGGCTCGGCGCCGCGAACCTCTCGATCAGCTGGTGGGGAAGGCTGGAGCGACAGCTGACCGACTCACGCCGATCGCTCTGGATTATCATGATACGGAACGGCTCGGGCGCTGGTTGGCGCATGGGCAATTGATGCATGGACCGCTGGATCAGGTGGTGGCGTGGATTCACGGCGATCCTAACCCTCTCTGGCAGGTATTGCAGCAAGAGGTGCGGGCTTATCGGCAGGGGGGATGGGATGTGTTCCATATATTGGGCCATCAAGCATGGGATCATCCGGGAGAGAAACCGTCCGTGTTCGATGAGGGGTGCCGCTATCACCGAGTCATCTTAGGGGCTGTGCGCGAGGACGCCTCGTGGCGGTGGTTAACCCATGACGAAATTGTTGAGGGCATCTGGTCGGCCGTCCAAACCTCGGCGGCCGTGACGAGGGTGGGAGAACGGCCCGAGATAGGAGTCAAGGATTTGTGA
- a CDS encoding hypothetical protein (KEGG: hau:Haur_0195 TPR repeat-containing protein~SPTR: Tetratricopeptide TPR_2 repeat protein), producing MMTEREAHRTPIKRRLRWRRFGKVLLGSLLVVWLVIPGLLFLGAAWVLRGDVTRAKSAFHTHNPVSFNAAIRQMTDASAVMDVTGHWMGYWAWLPGIGGAYRNVLLSLDAFHQMLVGAEDILPPLDRVLSALTLKGRHPNGIGNQKIQALVDTLPSWGPGLKAAYPHWQAAESRLNQIRPQAWSGILGHYASDVGVLQDAARRWVPQVPVLMQSTRVLQHLVGFPVPQRYFLVFQNSGELRATGGFMTAYGYVVFNHGKIQRLTAQNMYLLDSEVTYQPPASPVIATYLPVYYWHLRDANTSPDVPTTVGYIQRFYQSIPGAPPINGVIFIDTWFVDQLIADVNGLTVATPKGPVHLTPQNANFEMEYMAEGQGLPDAVRKKFIATMMKDLFHKVFSSRGFTLLRVLNTVNQSLNQKFILLYFNDRQAESLVARENWGGIMTRYPHADYLSVVDENLLGHKDNYVMSYHIVTRILKVGRRFQQTVTMTWTDPALDNGWLYVPYHSWVRFYLPRGAQLLSISGVDGIPYEDYVNSGLNKTVVGGHVDLPSRTSRKQPVARHTVTIRYWLPQGVPMRRLMVQMQPGINHESLTVIAGSYRVSMPLVHDVILTLPPGY from the coding sequence GTGATGACCGAACGTGAGGCGCATCGAACCCCGATAAAACGGCGCCTGCGTTGGCGGCGTTTTGGCAAGGTCCTTTTGGGCAGTTTATTGGTCGTCTGGTTGGTCATTCCGGGCCTTCTGTTCCTGGGGGCCGCATGGGTACTGCGAGGCGATGTGACGCGGGCCAAGTCGGCGTTTCACACGCATAATCCGGTGTCCTTTAACGCGGCCATTCGGCAAATGACCGACGCGAGCGCGGTCATGGATGTGACCGGGCATTGGATGGGCTATTGGGCGTGGCTACCCGGGATCGGTGGAGCTTATCGAAATGTGTTGTTGAGCTTAGACGCCTTTCATCAAATGCTGGTCGGGGCAGAGGACATCTTGCCGCCATTGGACCGCGTCTTATCAGCGTTGACCCTCAAGGGTCGACATCCGAACGGGATCGGGAATCAAAAAATCCAAGCATTGGTGGATACGTTGCCTAGCTGGGGGCCTGGCCTCAAAGCAGCCTACCCTCATTGGCAGGCCGCGGAATCTCGACTCAATCAGATTCGGCCGCAGGCGTGGAGCGGTATTTTGGGGCATTATGCGTCCGACGTCGGCGTCTTACAAGACGCCGCGCGACGATGGGTGCCGCAGGTACCGGTCTTAATGCAGTCGACCCGCGTGCTGCAGCACTTGGTGGGATTTCCCGTGCCGCAGCGCTACTTTTTGGTGTTTCAAAATAGTGGCGAGTTACGGGCGACGGGCGGGTTTATGACCGCTTATGGCTATGTCGTTTTTAACCATGGTAAGATTCAGCGTCTCACGGCGCAAAACATGTATCTTTTAGATAGCGAGGTCACCTATCAACCGCCCGCGTCGCCGGTCATTGCCACGTATCTTCCGGTCTATTACTGGCATCTGCGGGACGCCAATACCTCTCCGGACGTGCCGACGACCGTCGGCTACATTCAGCGGTTTTACCAGTCGATTCCCGGTGCGCCGCCTATTAACGGCGTCATATTTATCGATACCTGGTTTGTCGATCAGCTAATCGCCGATGTGAACGGGTTAACCGTAGCAACCCCTAAAGGCCCGGTTCATCTGACCCCTCAAAACGCCAACTTTGAAATGGAGTACATGGCCGAGGGGCAGGGACTGCCGGACGCCGTGCGCAAAAAATTTATCGCGACGATGATGAAAGATTTGTTTCATAAAGTGTTTTCCTCCCGGGGATTTACGTTGCTACGGGTTCTCAATACGGTCAACCAAAGCCTGAATCAAAAATTTATCCTGTTATATTTTAATGACCGGCAGGCCGAATCGTTGGTGGCGCGGGAAAATTGGGGCGGTATCATGACACGCTACCCGCATGCCGACTACTTATCGGTGGTCGATGAAAATCTCTTGGGCCACAAAGACAATTACGTCATGTCATATCACATTGTGACCCGGATTCTTAAAGTAGGTCGGCGATTTCAGCAGACGGTGACGATGACCTGGACCGATCCGGCTTTGGATAACGGTTGGCTTTATGTTCCGTATCATTCCTGGGTGCGCTTCTACCTTCCTCGGGGAGCCCAATTGCTGAGTATTTCCGGGGTGGACGGGATTCCGTATGAAGATTATGTAAATTCCGGACTGAATAAAACGGTGGTGGGCGGCCATGTCGATTTACCCTCCCGGACCTCGCGAAAACAGCCGGTCGCCCGACACACGGTCACCATTCGGTATTGGTTGCCGCAAGGGGTGCCGATGCGCCGTCTCATGGTGCAAATGCAACCGGGCATTAATCATGAATCGCTGACGGTGATTGCGGGATCCTATCGCGTGTCGATGCCGTTGGTGCATGACGTGATCTTGACACTGCCGCCGGGTTATTAA
- a CDS encoding Acylphosphatase (PFAM: Acylphosphatase~COGs: COG1254 Acylphosphatase~HAMAP: Acylphosphatase~InterPro IPR001792~KEGG: eha:Ethha_0251 acylphosphatase~PFAM: Acylphosphatase-like~SPTR: Acylphosphatase), protein MIRRYQIRVTGRVQGVGFRQATLNQAQQLGLTGWVHNLPDPRQVAIEAEGEEHQLDKFLVWLQEGPRFARVDTVWHAPMAPQHEPTFRILED, encoded by the coding sequence ATGATTCGCCGTTATCAAATTCGTGTCACCGGCCGGGTCCAGGGCGTCGGATTTCGGCAGGCTACGCTCAATCAGGCCCAACAATTAGGATTGACGGGATGGGTGCACAACCTGCCGGACCCGCGTCAGGTCGCGATTGAGGCCGAAGGTGAAGAACATCAGCTGGACAAGTTTCTGGTTTGGCTCCAAGAAGGTCCCCGTTTTGCGCGCGTCGACACCGTATGGCATGCTCCCATGGCCCCACAGCATGAGCCCACATTTCGGATTCTCGAGGATTAA
- a CDS encoding branched-chain amino acid aminotransferase (PFAM: Aminotransferase class IV~TIGRFAM: branched-chain amino acid aminotransferase, group I~COGs: COG0115 Branched-chain amino acid aminotransferase/4-amino-4-deoxychorismate lyase~InterPro IPR005785:IPR001544~KEGG: bts:Btus_0253 branched-chain amino acid aminotransferase~PFAM: Aminotransferase, class IV~PRIAM: Branched-chain-amino-acid transaminase~SPTR: Branched-chain amino acid aminotransferase;~TIGRFAM: Branched-chain amino acid aminotransferase I) translates to MAKEGWALDGVAFFEGELVPLAHAKVSIATHAFNYGTGCFEGIRAYWNADERQLYLLKADAHYRRMLRSAHILTIQIPYSVEELVQWTLELLRANHFESDVYIRPLAYKADPAIKVSLGGLRDAFSMFALPMGDYVPVQGLRVQVSSWRRLSDNMIPSRAKVTGAYINAALASEQAHRDGYDEAIMLADDGHVSEASSSNLFLVRQGTLVTTPVTADILEGVTRQLVLELAQANHIPVEIRPIDRTELYTADELFLCGTGVQLAAITEVDHRVVGTGGTGRITGELQSQYFQAVRGQLDAFREWVIPVY, encoded by the coding sequence TTGGCAAAAGAAGGTTGGGCTCTTGACGGGGTGGCTTTTTTTGAAGGGGAACTGGTGCCCTTGGCACATGCCAAAGTCAGTATCGCCACCCATGCATTCAACTACGGGACAGGGTGTTTCGAAGGCATTCGGGCCTATTGGAACGCCGACGAGCGACAACTCTACTTACTGAAGGCGGATGCCCATTACCGACGGATGTTGCGGTCGGCGCACATTCTGACCATTCAAATTCCCTACTCCGTAGAAGAGCTGGTCCAATGGACGCTGGAATTGCTTCGGGCGAATCATTTCGAAAGCGACGTCTACATTCGACCGCTGGCTTATAAGGCCGATCCGGCGATTAAAGTCTCCTTAGGGGGGTTACGGGACGCTTTCAGCATGTTTGCACTGCCCATGGGGGACTACGTCCCAGTTCAGGGCCTGCGAGTGCAGGTATCGTCTTGGCGTCGTTTGTCGGATAACATGATTCCCTCGCGCGCGAAGGTGACCGGAGCTTATATTAATGCGGCCCTGGCCAGTGAACAGGCGCACCGCGACGGGTACGACGAAGCCATTATGTTGGCCGACGATGGCCACGTATCGGAAGCGAGTTCGTCCAATCTTTTTCTCGTCCGGCAAGGCACGCTCGTTACCACGCCCGTGACGGCCGATATTCTGGAAGGGGTGACCCGGCAATTGGTGTTGGAATTAGCCCAGGCCAACCACATTCCGGTGGAGATCCGTCCCATTGATAGGACGGAGTTATATACGGCGGACGAACTCTTTTTGTGCGGCACCGGGGTGCAACTGGCGGCCATTACCGAGGTCGATCACCGGGTAGTGGGCACGGGTGGCACCGGCCGCATTACCGGCGAATTGCAGTCGCAATATTTCCAAGCGGTCCGAGGACAGCTTGATGCGTTCCGCGAATGGGTGATTCCGGTTTACTAA